The following coding sequences lie in one Rothia sp. SD9660Na genomic window:
- a CDS encoding glycosyltransferase family 2 protein has product MPHSSHRSPAAPVLSIVVPAYNESAGIQTFHETLLLPALAAVTERLAERSMGADPYEIIYVNDGSTDNTLEKLQELAQGSATTRVVNLSRNFGKEIATTAGIEVALGQAVLIMDADGQHPPAYISDFLSRWEAGAQVVVGVRSNDAGGFFKTQGSRFFYRILNSISESQTVPRSTDFRLLDRVVVDEFLRFSERNRITRGLIDWLGFKRDYIEFEAPDRLAGEATYSMRKLVGLALNSFTTMSIKPLFAFGYLGLFITLLALVAGLTIIVQQFLMGDPLGWDITGSAMVGILVAFLVGVLLVAQGILAIYLSHIYVQAQGRPLYVIDRTSSRNLIG; this is encoded by the coding sequence GTGCCACACTCCTCACATCGTTCACCCGCTGCCCCTGTGCTCTCAATCGTCGTGCCCGCGTATAACGAAAGCGCGGGAATTCAAACGTTTCACGAGACACTTCTACTTCCAGCATTAGCTGCTGTTACGGAGCGTCTTGCTGAGCGCTCCATGGGGGCTGACCCCTACGAGATTATCTATGTGAACGATGGCAGCACAGATAACACCCTTGAGAAGCTCCAGGAGCTTGCCCAGGGGAGTGCTACGACACGAGTAGTTAATCTGTCGCGGAACTTTGGTAAAGAAATCGCTACAACGGCAGGTATTGAAGTTGCCCTCGGGCAGGCTGTGCTTATTATGGACGCGGACGGCCAACACCCACCTGCCTATATCAGTGATTTCCTATCCCGTTGGGAAGCTGGCGCCCAGGTTGTGGTAGGTGTGCGCTCGAACGATGCTGGTGGCTTCTTCAAGACCCAAGGATCAAGGTTCTTTTACCGAATCCTCAACTCGATTTCGGAGAGTCAGACGGTGCCCCGGTCTACAGACTTCAGACTGCTAGATCGAGTTGTTGTAGACGAGTTTCTGCGCTTTAGCGAACGAAATCGCATAACTCGAGGCCTCATAGACTGGCTGGGCTTTAAACGCGATTACATAGAGTTTGAAGCTCCTGACCGTCTGGCAGGCGAAGCTACCTACAGCATGCGTAAGCTCGTGGGTCTGGCCCTCAACAGTTTCACCACGATGAGTATTAAGCCTCTTTTTGCTTTCGGTTATCTGGGGCTCTTTATCACCCTGCTAGCTCTTGTCGCGGGGCTGACGATTATTGTGCAACAGTTCCTGATGGGGGATCCTCTTGGCTGGGACATCACCGGTTCCGCCATGGTCGGAATACTCGTAGCCTTCCTCGTTGGCGTACTTTTGGTAGCGCAAGGAATATTGGCTATCTACCTGTCTCACATCTATGTCCAAGCCCAGGGGCGCCCCCTCTACGTTATTGACCGCACCTCATCACGAAACCTTATTGGCTAG
- a CDS encoding NAD-glutamate dehydrogenase domain-containing protein, protein MMSASTSSALTSKVLYAYSRYLLQLGAPFTADFMNKALADNPTIADSIADIFSTSFDPALEKDADARRTSQRAAAEEVRADIEKLDAETQDFFTKLLEVVLATVRTNAYQGKETIALKISTRDVSFAPLPKPLFEIFVEGEALEGVHLRFGKVARGGLRWSDRPEDFRTEVLGLVKAQVTKNAVIIPTGSKGGFVPKNLPDRDTEQDKYNEMGVAAYKLFISSLLDITDNLVTDNGQQTIVRPDAVVALDEDDHYLVVAADKGTATFSDIANGISLDRGFWLGDAFASGGSVGFDHKEMGITARGAWESVKRHFAALGHDSQAEDFTMVGIGGMAGDVFGNGALLSEHIRLIGAFDSRHIFIDPNPDAAVSFTERQRLFNLPRAYWTDYKPELISDGGGVYSRKDKAIEVTPQMRKALGLDSAVETMSGDQLIIALLKAPVDLLYTGGTGTYVRSTEESNSQVGDSTNDKLRVTAPELRVRVISEGGNLGLTQRARIEAAAGGILVNTDAIDNSAGVETSDREVNLKILMGRAIEAGQFNEGDRADFIAEQVEEVGRRVLRSNLEQNVLLQAERTEAFNTNDIAGEFMDYLTETVHLDREVELLPSDADLADRAEAHVPLTSPELSVLTAYAKIDLTAALVDSGYADEPDLDLSDVLADYFPAPATEKFGSYFDEHPLRSEIIATRAANRMINHAGITFVYEMKKKHGASVNDIARAFRAARLEAGALPDIEGNGDFGAWVEGAQALREAIEAKLASK, encoded by the coding sequence ATGATGTCAGCCTCTACCAGTTCAGCTCTCACCTCAAAAGTTCTATACGCCTACTCCCGCTACCTCCTGCAACTCGGAGCCCCCTTCACTGCGGACTTCATGAACAAGGCCCTTGCTGACAACCCCACCATCGCCGACAGCATCGCAGACATTTTCAGCACCAGCTTCGATCCCGCCCTCGAAAAGGACGCGGACGCCCGCCGCACCTCCCAGCGCGCAGCGGCTGAAGAGGTGCGCGCCGATATCGAAAAGCTGGACGCCGAAACCCAGGATTTCTTCACCAAGCTGCTTGAGGTCGTCCTGGCAACCGTACGCACTAACGCCTACCAGGGCAAAGAAACTATCGCCCTGAAGATCTCAACCCGCGATGTCTCTTTCGCGCCTCTGCCTAAGCCACTCTTTGAAATCTTTGTCGAAGGTGAAGCCCTCGAAGGTGTGCACCTGCGCTTCGGCAAGGTTGCCCGCGGTGGTCTGCGCTGGTCCGACCGACCCGAGGATTTCCGCACCGAGGTGCTCGGTCTGGTTAAGGCTCAGGTCACCAAGAATGCTGTCATTATCCCCACTGGCTCTAAGGGTGGTTTTGTTCCCAAGAACCTGCCCGACCGCGATACTGAGCAGGATAAGTACAACGAGATGGGTGTAGCTGCCTACAAGCTCTTCATCTCTTCCCTGCTCGATATCACCGATAACCTGGTGACCGACAATGGCCAGCAGACCATCGTGCGCCCCGACGCGGTCGTGGCTCTCGATGAGGACGACCACTACCTGGTCGTTGCCGCCGATAAGGGCACTGCTACCTTCTCAGACATCGCTAACGGCATCTCCCTAGACCGTGGCTTCTGGCTGGGCGATGCTTTTGCCTCCGGCGGCTCGGTGGGCTTTGACCACAAGGAAATGGGTATTACCGCCCGCGGCGCCTGGGAGTCGGTCAAGCGCCACTTCGCTGCCCTGGGGCACGATTCTCAAGCTGAAGACTTCACCATGGTGGGTATCGGCGGTATGGCCGGCGATGTATTCGGCAACGGTGCCCTGCTCTCAGAGCACATCCGCCTGATTGGCGCCTTCGACTCCCGCCACATCTTCATCGACCCAAACCCCGACGCTGCCGTATCGTTTACTGAGCGCCAACGCCTCTTCAACCTGCCCCGCGCCTACTGGACCGACTATAAGCCAGAACTGATTTCAGATGGCGGCGGCGTCTACTCCCGCAAAGACAAGGCCATTGAGGTCACTCCCCAGATGCGCAAGGCCCTGGGCCTTGATAGCGCCGTTGAAACCATGAGCGGCGACCAGCTCATTATCGCACTGCTCAAGGCTCCCGTAGACCTGCTCTACACCGGCGGAACCGGCACCTACGTGCGCTCCACCGAAGAAAGCAACAGCCAGGTAGGCGACTCCACCAACGACAAGCTCCGCGTCACCGCACCCGAACTGCGGGTACGTGTCATCTCCGAAGGTGGTAACCTGGGCCTCACCCAGCGAGCCCGCATCGAGGCAGCAGCGGGTGGCATCCTCGTCAACACCGACGCCATCGACAACTCTGCTGGCGTTGAGACCTCAGACCGCGAGGTCAACCTCAAGATTCTCATGGGCCGTGCCATTGAAGCGGGCCAGTTCAACGAGGGCGACCGCGCCGACTTCATCGCTGAGCAGGTCGAAGAAGTAGGCCGTCGCGTGCTGCGCTCCAACCTGGAGCAGAACGTACTCCTGCAGGCAGAACGCACCGAAGCTTTCAATACCAACGACATCGCAGGCGAGTTCATGGACTACCTGACCGAGACCGTGCATCTTGACCGCGAGGTTGAACTGCTCCCCTCAGATGCCGACCTGGCAGACCGGGCAGAAGCGCACGTCCCCCTCACCAGCCCCGAACTCTCGGTACTCACCGCCTACGCAAAGATCGACCTCACCGCAGCGCTCGTTGACAGTGGCTACGCCGATGAGCCCGATCTTGACCTCAGCGACGTGCTGGCTGACTACTTCCCGGCTCCCGCTACCGAGAAGTTTGGCTCCTACTTCGACGAGCACCCCCTGCGCAGCGAAATCATCGCAACCCGCGCAGCTAACCGTATGATCAACCACGCGGGTATCACCTTCGTGTACGAGATGAAGAAGAAGCACGGGGCTTCGGTCAACGATATTGCCCGCGCCTTCCGCGCAGCCCGTCTCGAAGCTGGCGCCCTGCCCGATATTGAGGGTAACGGCGACTTCGGCGCCTGGGTCGAAGGAGCACAGGCCCTCCGTGAGGCCATCGAAGCCAAACTGGCAAGCAAGTAG
- a CDS encoding acyltransferase family protein has protein sequence MGSFIEQPKFRPEVQGLRSLAVLLVVMYHVWFGKVSGGVDVFLFISAFLLSLSSLRKIQEGKPLKVVSYWLHVFQRLLPAAATVILATLIAAYFIIAPSRWASLLADAKAALFYFLNWRLAFTSVDYYAQDATLKTPFQHFWSLSMQGQIFILWPLLFAFVAFLVGYLRLKVLPTALLVFGTVFVTSLTFSIIETSTNQSFAYFDTRTRLWEFAAGTLLAMLVLAWRVPSWLKVPMGWVGVIGLMTCGWLLPVERAFPGYLALWPLLSGAFVIAAGQTGSRLGVDRLLSAKPLQKMGAISYCLYLVHWPILILYTTAIGEPKAGWLDGALVILSSIAVAWLLHNLVEKPLRAWEKKPSCRALCHARYSKTPWSGNHKKLQSSWARPAIVIGTVLLLAGGTVASTQVWLNLKIQQWQADSALAGTARFPGALAAGTTQTYSDPAIPMYLDENHWEILEHSCNTYPGLEYSQIETMDEDSYCSYSLTAGSYDAPILVVAGDSHANFSTPIYQELATSYGMNLMAIFRPGCRLSVPNQSWSTGDPAQTPSCKEFNSRVLDAMEIIEPEYVALISTRTWANSSSEVPVEGLNALAHRFENQGTEVIALRDNPRFLNDMFTCAEAARPDCVSPSKEHLADTNPALAELKELTNVYQVDLTNAYCPEGLCQAVIGNVKVYLDNNHITKQFAVTTTSLVEDQLLAQGWNPAR, from the coding sequence TTGGGCAGCTTCATTGAGCAACCCAAATTCAGGCCAGAAGTGCAGGGGCTCCGTTCCCTGGCAGTCCTTCTCGTGGTCATGTATCACGTCTGGTTCGGTAAAGTCTCTGGCGGTGTCGATGTCTTCCTCTTCATCTCAGCCTTCCTGCTCTCGCTGTCGTCCTTACGTAAGATTCAGGAGGGCAAGCCCCTCAAGGTCGTCAGCTACTGGCTCCACGTCTTCCAGCGCCTACTGCCGGCGGCTGCAACCGTCATTCTGGCTACCCTGATAGCCGCCTACTTCATCATTGCCCCCTCCCGCTGGGCGTCCCTGCTGGCCGATGCTAAAGCAGCCCTCTTTTACTTCCTCAACTGGCGCCTGGCCTTCACCTCAGTGGACTACTACGCCCAAGATGCCACCCTTAAAACCCCCTTCCAGCATTTCTGGTCTCTCTCCATGCAGGGCCAAATCTTTATTCTCTGGCCCCTGCTGTTTGCCTTCGTGGCTTTTCTTGTGGGCTACCTGCGCCTAAAGGTGCTGCCCACGGCTCTGCTCGTCTTCGGCACGGTTTTTGTCACCTCTCTTACCTTCTCTATCATCGAGACCTCCACCAACCAGTCCTTTGCCTACTTCGACACCCGCACCCGCCTTTGGGAGTTTGCTGCGGGTACCCTGCTCGCTATGCTCGTGCTGGCCTGGCGAGTGCCGTCCTGGTTGAAGGTACCCATGGGTTGGGTTGGCGTTATCGGCCTAATGACCTGTGGCTGGCTCCTGCCTGTTGAGCGTGCCTTCCCCGGTTATCTGGCCCTCTGGCCCCTGCTATCGGGCGCCTTCGTTATTGCCGCGGGGCAGACCGGCTCCCGTCTAGGTGTAGACCGTCTTCTTTCAGCTAAACCTCTACAGAAGATGGGGGCAATCTCTTACTGCCTCTATCTGGTGCACTGGCCCATTCTCATCCTCTACACCACCGCTATCGGAGAGCCTAAAGCGGGTTGGCTTGACGGAGCCCTGGTTATTCTCTCATCTATCGCGGTAGCGTGGCTCCTGCACAACCTTGTTGAAAAGCCTCTACGAGCCTGGGAAAAGAAACCCAGCTGCCGTGCCCTGTGCCACGCAAGGTACAGCAAAACACCCTGGTCTGGTAACCACAAGAAACTCCAAAGCTCTTGGGCCCGACCCGCAATCGTGATAGGTACTGTGCTGCTATTAGCAGGGGGAACTGTCGCCAGCACCCAAGTATGGCTTAACTTAAAAATCCAACAGTGGCAGGCAGATTCCGCTCTCGCTGGGACTGCGCGCTTTCCTGGAGCCTTGGCAGCGGGGACAACTCAGACATACTCAGACCCTGCTATCCCTATGTACCTCGACGAAAATCATTGGGAAATTTTAGAGCATAGCTGCAACACCTATCCCGGGCTAGAATACAGCCAGATTGAGACCATGGATGAAGATAGTTACTGCTCCTACTCCCTTACTGCTGGATCCTATGATGCTCCTATCCTCGTTGTTGCAGGTGACTCTCACGCAAACTTCTCAACACCCATCTATCAAGAGTTAGCTACCTCCTATGGCATGAACCTCATGGCTATCTTTCGGCCCGGGTGCAGGCTATCTGTACCTAATCAGAGCTGGTCAACAGGCGACCCTGCCCAAACTCCATCGTGTAAAGAATTCAACTCTCGTGTACTTGATGCCATGGAGATTATTGAGCCAGAGTATGTAGCCCTCATATCAACCCGTACCTGGGCTAACAGTAGCAGCGAGGTTCCTGTTGAAGGTCTCAATGCTCTAGCGCACCGGTTCGAGAACCAAGGGACCGAAGTTATCGCTCTACGCGACAATCCTCGCTTCCTCAACGATATGTTCACCTGTGCTGAAGCTGCTCGTCCCGACTGCGTCTCCCCCTCAAAAGAACACCTAGCCGATACGAACCCAGCATTGGCCGAGTTAAAAGAACTCACCAATGTTTATCAGGTTGACCTTACCAACGCTTACTGTCCTGAAGGGCTCTGCCAGGCTGTAATTGGAAACGTCAAGGTCTACCTTGACAATAACCACATCACTAAACAATTTGCGGTTACCACCACCTCACTTGTTGAAGACCAGCTCCTAGCACAAGGGTGGAATCCAGCCCGTTAG
- a CDS encoding DUF6056 family protein, with protein MRRNFLPIVALAVLATLVAGTFLYFAARASIIADDFSYFNVYAHQGNPFTYVVDHYLTHNGRIGQASLFAFTYALLGQSAIQLVPALMFLTLVAAVAYMMRRLVSFEQSPIVVSHSLATLIVAGGLVLSPSMFDSYLWLTSSTVYLGGLTFTALTFCLAFFLAERKITTRGALALALAATWAGMFTEPLTICTGIAGFLLLVAGLLRRKATLRLVGGALWLGSLLGFALIYFSPGTMARREYYGTEISLTGILKNLPSDLSLFFGHSSDWGYLLIAISALSLYALSAPTWRVSLHPLQLMGLALAVFAIYFLAHTVIAKTGSPTIALRTFTNPAFAMAITSLLGLLALVRLVSPHKAKVPALLGAGVLALLMLLPAISYTATTATALNLRAEHLQLRSELIAQQRAEKGADEPIEFVPVRIALVSEAVDLHPAGSPQIEWVINAISTWYGVDDVSRVVVVPEPADYCLPASHLVKADLTCPAS; from the coding sequence ATGCGTCGAAACTTTCTACCCATCGTGGCTCTCGCCGTTCTCGCTACCCTGGTTGCCGGTACTTTCCTTTATTTCGCGGCCCGTGCCAGCATCATTGCGGACGATTTTAGCTACTTCAACGTCTACGCTCACCAGGGGAACCCTTTTACCTACGTCGTAGACCACTACCTCACTCATAATGGGCGTATCGGGCAGGCCTCCCTCTTCGCCTTCACCTACGCTCTTCTAGGTCAAAGCGCTATACAACTCGTCCCTGCTCTCATGTTCCTTACCCTCGTAGCGGCAGTGGCATACATGATGAGGCGTTTGGTAAGTTTTGAGCAGTCGCCCATAGTTGTTTCGCACAGCTTAGCTACCCTTATTGTTGCTGGTGGACTTGTGCTTTCACCCAGTATGTTTGACTCCTACCTGTGGCTAACATCGAGTACTGTCTACCTGGGTGGGCTTACCTTTACCGCTCTAACCTTTTGTCTAGCTTTCTTTCTTGCAGAACGAAAAATCACCACCCGAGGGGCTCTTGCCCTGGCCCTAGCTGCAACCTGGGCAGGTATGTTCACGGAGCCGCTGACTATTTGCACCGGTATCGCTGGTTTCCTTCTGCTGGTCGCTGGCCTTCTTAGGCGCAAAGCAACTTTACGTCTCGTAGGAGGGGCTCTCTGGCTGGGATCCCTTCTGGGCTTTGCCCTCATCTATTTCTCACCTGGAACTATGGCCCGCAGGGAATATTATGGGACAGAAATATCTCTCACTGGGATCCTCAAAAATCTACCCTCCGACCTCTCCCTCTTCTTCGGGCACTCCTCTGACTGGGGATATCTGCTCATTGCTATCTCGGCACTTTCCCTCTACGCCCTGAGCGCCCCTACCTGGAGGGTGTCCCTGCACCCCCTACAACTCATGGGGCTGGCTTTAGCAGTCTTTGCCATCTACTTCCTTGCCCACACCGTTATTGCAAAAACAGGTAGCCCCACCATCGCCCTGCGCACCTTCACCAACCCTGCGTTCGCTATGGCTATCACTAGCCTGCTAGGTTTGCTTGCCCTAGTGCGCCTCGTAAGCCCTCACAAAGCTAAAGTTCCTGCCCTGCTGGGAGCTGGCGTCCTCGCGCTTCTTATGCTTTTGCCTGCTATTTCCTACACTGCCACCACCGCCACGGCCCTCAACCTGCGCGCAGAGCATTTGCAGCTTCGCAGCGAATTAATCGCCCAACAGCGTGCTGAGAAGGGCGCCGATGAGCCTATCGAGTTTGTCCCGGTGCGTATCGCACTTGTCAGTGAGGCCGTAGACCTCCACCCCGCAGGGTCCCCTCAAATCGAGTGGGTCATCAATGCAATCAGTACCTGGTACGGAGTCGACGACGTTAGCCGGGTAGTAGTTGTTCCCGAGCCTGCCGATTACTGCCTTCCCGCTAGTCATCTTGTGAAAGCAGACCTTACCTGCCCCGCCTCGTAA
- a CDS encoding HEPN domain-containing protein, producing the protein MNQFPQRIQEMLAMRQLEEIGPNPNHALTVIATAQTHIKTAQLLATTGDTGMAFTATYDAARKALVAVLTIEGLRIRAVRGAHRNTGIAAQCFLDSPALGDFEWMRQVRNSTEYPSESRPTADAQDVAEAFEVAQQIVRECASYVEGRVG; encoded by the coding sequence ATGAATCAGTTCCCGCAGCGGATTCAAGAAATGCTGGCTATGCGTCAGCTAGAAGAAATTGGGCCTAACCCCAATCACGCCCTGACGGTGATTGCTACTGCTCAAACACACATTAAGACCGCACAGCTTCTAGCCACTACTGGGGATACAGGAATGGCCTTTACTGCTACGTATGATGCTGCGCGTAAAGCTCTTGTAGCGGTATTAACGATTGAAGGTTTAAGAATTAGGGCTGTGAGAGGAGCACATCGGAATACGGGCATCGCGGCTCAGTGTTTTTTAGACTCTCCTGCACTCGGTGATTTTGAGTGGATGAGACAGGTGCGTAACAGCACTGAATACCCCTCTGAGAGCCGCCCTACTGCTGATGCTCAGGATGTTGCGGAAGCCTTTGAAGTTGCCCAACAAATTGTTAGAGAATGCGCCAGCTATGTTGAGGGTCGGGTGGGTTAG
- a CDS encoding GtrA family protein, protein MLDFIQRNKTLVRYILVGGTGVLFELAVIFVAVRVFSASDAAAVTASYWLGVAFSFLLQKFFAFENKDVRVKSVGYQTVSFAALLAVNYIFTLVFVHFTAAFLGVYLARMVALVITTGWNFFAYKFIIFRKTGNA, encoded by the coding sequence ATGCTAGATTTCATACAACGCAATAAAACCCTGGTCCGCTATATCCTTGTGGGCGGAACCGGTGTGCTGTTTGAACTTGCCGTGATCTTTGTGGCAGTTAGGGTTTTTTCTGCCAGCGACGCCGCTGCCGTTACTGCCAGCTACTGGCTGGGTGTGGCTTTCTCTTTCCTGCTTCAAAAGTTCTTCGCTTTTGAAAATAAGGACGTCCGGGTCAAGTCCGTGGGGTATCAGACGGTCTCCTTTGCTGCACTTCTCGCTGTCAATTACATTTTTACTCTTGTCTTCGTGCACTTCACGGCGGCCTTCTTGGGCGTCTACCTAGCACGTATGGTGGCTCTTGTCATTACTACCGGGTGGAACTTCTTTGCCTACAAGTTCATTATCTTTAGGAAAACTGGCAATGCATAA
- a CDS encoding glycosyltransferase, producing the protein MTSLPELSVVIRSGALNKWLESTVHSVLASYDVDLEVILVLNGPTITLDSEGRAADEKSYPWLADPRLTVLRFDRYIGVSNAMRAGCDAAQAALIANVDGDDLITPTKFRRQLDYLAAHPECVLVGTGGDLIDENGRVTGELKAPTGDDVRRSMLLFNPIPHSSVVFRAAAYHQAKEYRQDLTQFEDYDLFLRLAALGPVAMLQGNEIQYRVHTTNISKGAGARGDHITAVTSGRRQLAKALGVPAVLALPPHLLWRGVQFARASGLIRPVHEYFTYFKRS; encoded by the coding sequence ATGACATCTTTGCCTGAGCTATCTGTTGTTATACGAAGTGGGGCTTTGAATAAGTGGCTTGAAAGCACGGTACATTCGGTGCTGGCTAGCTACGACGTTGATCTCGAAGTAATTCTGGTGCTTAACGGCCCTACGATTACTCTTGACTCCGAAGGCCGCGCCGCTGACGAAAAATCCTACCCCTGGCTCGCAGACCCGCGCCTGACCGTCCTGCGCTTTGATCGGTATATTGGTGTCAGTAACGCGATGCGGGCAGGCTGCGATGCCGCCCAAGCAGCTCTTATCGCCAATGTTGACGGGGATGACCTCATCACTCCTACAAAGTTCCGCCGTCAGTTAGACTACCTAGCTGCCCACCCTGAATGTGTTCTTGTGGGTACTGGGGGAGACCTCATTGACGAAAATGGCCGAGTTACGGGTGAACTCAAAGCTCCAACCGGTGACGATGTTCGGCGTAGCATGTTGCTGTTCAACCCTATCCCGCATTCATCGGTGGTGTTCCGGGCTGCAGCCTACCACCAGGCAAAAGAGTACCGTCAGGATCTCACTCAGTTCGAAGACTATGACCTCTTTCTGCGTTTGGCAGCGCTAGGGCCTGTAGCGATGTTGCAGGGGAATGAAATCCAGTACCGGGTGCATACCACCAATATCAGTAAGGGGGCTGGGGCCCGCGGTGACCATATCACAGCAGTTACCAGTGGCCGCCGTCAGCTGGCGAAAGCACTCGGGGTTCCTGCCGTTCTAGCGCTACCGCCCCACCTCCTGTGGCGAGGTGTCCAGTTTGCGCGGGCGTCCGGCCTGATCCGCCCCGTGCACGAGTACTTCACCTACTTCAAACGTTCCTAA